CGGGCCACGGTGCTGCGCTGGATCCTGTCGCGCGAGCTGACCGCGCTGTTGCCGGCCATGCTGGCCGGGCTGGCACTGGCGGCAGCGGCATTCCTCGCCCTGCAACAGTGGCTCGGCGCGGCCCTGGCCTGGAAACCGGGTCCGGGCAGTTGGTTGCTGCTGGCGCTGGCGCCGCTGGTGATCTGGGCCGGGTTCGCCCTGCCCCGTCTATGGCGGCTGGCGGATCTGCCGCCCCGTCAGATCCTGCAGCCGGAACCGTCCGCGCCGGTGGCCCGCACCGGCCTCAACCTGGTTGGCGCGTTGGCGGCACCGGTATTGGTGGCCATGGTGCTGTCCGGGTCGCTGATGGAGTTGCTCCAGTTGCTGGGGCTGATGGTGGCGGTCGCGGTGGGCCTGCCGCTGTTGCTGTGGGGGCCGCTGCGCCTTGCCGATCGCCTCGGCGACCGCTGGCCACTGGCGCCCAGGCTGGCGTTGCGGCGATTGTCCCGGCGTCCGCTGACCACCCTGCCGATGCTGTCGGCACTGGTGCTGGCGCTGGCGATCATGTCCATGTCCAGTCACGTGGGGCAGCAATTACTGAGTCAATGGCGCGCCACGTTGCCGGAAAAGGCCCCCAACTATTTCGTGCTGAATTTGTTCGAGCCGGATCTGCCGGCGTTCCGGCAATGGCTGGATCGCCATGACGCGGAAACACCGCAGTTGTATCCAGTGGTGCGCGGCCGGCTGGTGGAGGTCAACGGGCAGCCGGTGCGCGAGGCGGTGACCAAGGAAAGCGATGAGCGGGAACAGGGGGAGCGGGCCCTGAACCGGGACCTGTCGCTGACCGAAGGCGACACCCTGCCCGCCAGCAACCAGATCGCCTCCGGGCGCTGGCTCGATCCGGAACAGCCCGGCGAAGTCTCGGTGGAGTCGGAACTGGCCGCCTCCCTGGGGCTGCAGGTGGGTGACCAACTGCGCTTCACCGGTGTCTCCGGCGAGCTGAGCGCCACCATCGTTGGCCTGCGGGAGGTGGATTGGGAGAGTTTCCAACCCAATTTTTACTTCATGTTCAGCCCCGGGACCCTGGACGGCGAGGATCGCTACTGGCTGACCAGTTTCTATCTGGACGAGGCCAACAGCGGCGCCTTGCCCGATCTGATCCGCGCGTTTCCACAAATCACTTTACTGGACGTGAACGCGCTGTTGGGGCAAGCGCAGGCTCTGATTGCCCAGGCCAGCCGCGCTGCCTTGGCCCTGGCCGCGTTGCTGCTGGCCAGCAGCGTCCTGGTGATGGCCGCGGCCTGGCTCGCCGGTAGCGGTCAACGGCGGAAGGATGACGCTCTGTTGCGGGTGCTCAGTGGCAGCCGCGCGCTGTTGCGACGGGTGGCGATGATTGAACAGCTGT
This sequence is a window from Alloalcanivorax dieselolei B5. Protein-coding genes within it:
- a CDS encoding ABC transporter permease; the protein is MTERLLRPWRSPAFRIQALALMVATLAIATVVLLRGELEHRFATRTAEAIGGDLVLEGSAPPSDQQKAMVSDLASANTLTFSSVLVRDETFVLASVKAVDQGYPLYGSVAVAGQRFADPRRVDHGPAPGEVWLAGTALDRLEQQVGDTVTIGDLPLRITAVLEQEPDQGAGFYSMNPRVLMNLADVPGTGIIGPGTRARYKLHLRAPGEMMAPLIEQLTPTLAANQELETRDNAGLRSMGPLRQLTLWGQLAVMMVVLLCGGAVYLAAGVRSLEQARRSAVMKTFGASRATVLRWILSRELTALLPAMLAGLALAAAAFLALQQWLGAALAWKPGPGSWLLLALAPLVIWAGFALPRLWRLADLPPRQILQPEPSAPVARTGLNLVGALAAPVLVAMVLSGSLMELLQLLGLMVAVAVGLPLLLWGPLRLADRLGDRWPLAPRLALRRLSRRPLTTLPMLSALVLALAIMSMSSHVGQQLLSQWRATLPEKAPNYFVLNLFEPDLPAFRQWLDRHDAETPQLYPVVRGRLVEVNGQPVREAVTKESDEREQGERALNRDLSLTEGDTLPASNQIASGRWLDPEQPGEVSVESELAASLGLQVGDQLRFTGVSGELSATIVGLREVDWESFQPNFYFMFSPGTLDGEDRYWLTSFYLDEANSGALPDLIRAFPQITLLDVNALLGQAQALIAQASRAALALAALLLASSVLVMAAAWLAGSGQRRKDDALLRVLSGSRALLRRVAMIEQLWLMGGAAVFALVLHFLALWPLGQRMFDGDLPLSPWMLLPWAVVLPWLAVQRILPHRTGPPLARLSG